Part of the Pieris napi chromosome 6, ilPieNapi1.2, whole genome shotgun sequence genome, ATGAAGCAGATCACAGCACACATCAAATAGACATAGAGAGCTTTCCATGGCGAGATTACACCTCGACAGCGACGAACATCGAACAATCAAAGCCGACACGTGTCGCGTTGCCCACGCTAAGAGCTGGTAACAAATGGGCATCGCGACAGAAGTATTGAGTGTCGAAGAGGCGCGTACTCACGCGCATGCCCTCCCATCTGGAGACAGCACGGAGGGGTCGTAGAGCTCGCAAAGTGCGCATGGACCGAAACGCTGGGATGTCGTCCGCTCCGGCCATCACCGCTCCGTGGTTAACGAGTGACAACTACCGTCATTAAATTAGTACGATAATACAAACTATATCTTACGTACATTTGCCTTTGATAAGAATAAAGAACATGAAGTAAATGTACTTTAGACTTTGGTAGTCGAATCGACAGTTACGATCCATACATACTAagcttataattatataaaaaaagccgATAATTTACCATGACAATTATGAAATCGAGCCAGCACCAGGCGTTGGTGAAGTACTTCTGAAATCCGAGAGCTAACCATTTGATTAACATCTCAATAAAGAATATTACAGTGAATATACGATCCATGTAATATAAGATGTCTTGAAGAATTGGTCGATGTGGTAGATGGACATCTTCTAACGCCTAAAAACaagatttaagtaaataataacatatttaatatagtaaaaaaatacggGGATAAAGCTCAATTACCAATGCCAAACTACTAAGTAAAATCATTGTTATCACAGCCGTTTCGAAATAGGTATTTTCTATTAATCGAAAGGTTTTCAGTCTAAGGGTTGCCCAGCCTTGCCAAAATGGAGACTCGTCATCTCCGGCTAAGAAGGGGAAGCGCGCATAGCAAGGTTCTGGACAACAGTCCGCTGGTGTGAGATCCACTACATCCTCGTCTGCGGCCAcctttatatctatttttgctAAGCCATCAAGTTTTCCATCCTCCTCGTCTTCAATCATttctataaagaaatattcgGTTATGAAACAAACATATATTCTAACGGCATACAATACATGCCGGTAGTCAAACGAGGAGACTATTTATATACCTTCTTCTAAACCTAATTCTTCTTTACTTGCGTCTTTCTTTTCTTCTCCGTCTATCGTATCCGCAGATCCTTTATGACTTTCGTCTTTAAATGATCTTATTTTATGACTACCATAAGATTTTTGACTTATTGTATCATCATCctgaaaattcaaatatttggaATATAATCGgatacatacaatataaatttggGTTTAATAAGAAAGTAGGGACCTGTATCGGATAACCATGATGATTTATATCACTGTTTATTCGATTGTCAGTATGATTATCCGTTATAGCATTGATATTATTCATCAATATATtcccttttttatatttattgtcacCTGGAAAATAGAGTTTAGTTTCAATTTATATGAGTTCATATGcacgttttaatttaaatagtctTTCATACCTGGTATCGTAAATTCCATTCCGTCACCTATAGCTACCTCCACTTGATCTTTTAGTTTCTTGTCTTTGAATAAAACCCCATCTTCGATATCGGCACCTAATTCCAGTTCATTGTCGACTCGTTCTGAAGAAACACAGCGGGCACATAATGCCGCCTTTAAGCCTACATCCGTGCGTCATTTGTCGCCGCCAACAGCCAAGCATAGAATAGAGATCAGgacaaaattttgtaaataattgcCGAATTTGATACAACTCCTGtgattattattgtgttaagCATGTGTGATgtcttgaatatttaaatatatttacttacataTTTATCAAATGCTCAAAAGCTAAAACTtcgatttttttgtttgattgaaTTTAACGACTATATAGTTTacgatataaatattttttatcatatcacTTAGACCTAACATTTAAcacaaattaacaataaaaatgtaatagtaATAAACACAGCATGCACAACAAACAAAGCtagtatagtatataatacataCTACTGTAATACATATGGATATAATATATGAAGcgaatatactaaatatactGTATGGAGGTAAGAGTGTATCGGGAATATTATAGAGGACAGCTCTACACTTGACTGCTAGGGCACAAGCAACGCACAGTGTTAACAATAACAACCATTGCATGTCATGCTTTATTGTATACATCGATTTATATGATTTGTTACTTTAACACATATAACACACGGATTAATGTAATTGACTATTTATCCTGAAATACAATGAAATTACACACAACATTCAAAATGTCTACTATAAACTCACCTGGAGCGTGAATAGCAATCTGATTCGTCAATTTGCTTTtgactatttttaaaacatcggCTGCGTTTTTTTTGACCCAATCGATAAACCGGGATATTCTATTAAAAGCCTCCGCGATTTTGTTCGTGTCCTGATCGGCTGTTGGCGTCGATAGACTCGAGGAACCAAAATTTGACAGTAAGAGGGCCAAGAAGAGGTTAAGTACCTGGAATTCGATAAATGTTAAACGCATTCAATTGCTTTATGTGTACTTATTTCTAGATCATAAAACATACCACAAGATTGCCAATAACGACCGTTGCCAAGAAGAAAGGTATACAAGAAACATCTCCAACCAGCATGCAATCCCACATACTCTCTATCCATTCTCCACATAATACTCGGAATACTATCATGAAACTGTGCATGAAATCCGTGAAGTTCCACCTTGGGAGCTCTCCACCAGGAAAACGGTCTACGTAATCTGTATACGTGATAATCGTTCGTCAATAATGAGTTTATAAATagtactataatttttaatcgatcaaaacaatatttttaattcaatgtaaaaaagtttaatttataactgattttaaaaatattaatcgtTAGACTGATTCaagaatattaacataaaagaaataaattttgcattaaatatagaaaattttaaatgtcgCTTAAAACTTTGCTTGTATAAAACATTGTTAATAGGTTAGAtcctaattaaaattaaagcgCTTACGAAAATTGCATATTACGCAGAAGAATCAgaacgtaatttaaaatatttggcaATTAATAGCAAGCCATCTTGCAACATGCCTCTGGGAATTGCAATTTAAAACAGGAAACCTGCATATCTTTTGCTCAGCATACagccatattaaaaaaatattgttacctttatgaaaaatacatacaacataacaaatatatatacaacaaagatataataactttaaattagatCATGCATAGAGGCCTTCTACTTAAAAGGGGCAAACATTTAACAAGTAATCGTATATTTAAGGTTATTACAAGGCACTAATGAAAAATGAACATTAAGATGTACAATGAGAAGATGAATTATAACTGATAGGAAGCTAGCTTAAACGTTTCACAAGTGAGGCGCCATCGCTAAGGGGCAGCAATAGATACATACAATAGTTAGTCTAGCTCACGTGGGGTCGCAATTCACAACGACGTTTGCCAATCAAACAACATGAGCATAACAGTGTGACGCACATCAACACAATGAGCTCTAGACAATCTGACGGCGATCCTACCTAAAGCGTGGACTATtcgaattttgaaaatttaatttacattccACACTTTAGCAATTTCAGTGAATATATTTCGCGATGATTTTACCGTGTCAACCCGAGCGACTTATGTTTTCATTACCCAAAGAGAATTTTTCTGACAGTTCGATgcttgaaataaattcactgGACCGAATCGCCGCATCAACAACGTCCAATATAACATCGAACATGCACCACTCCCACCGATCACCACTTACCCACATAATTTTTCCCGAATAGTTGCATACCCATCACggcaaatatgaaaataatgatGCACAATACGAAGGTCAGGTTGCCCAAGGCACCCATCGTCCTACCCATTATAGAGATGAGTAAATTAAGAGTCGGCCATGACTTTGCCAATTTGAATACTCGAAGCTGCAATTATAAATTGTGAAACAAGGCGTCACACAAGCTCGCTTGCCGGCGCATCACCTATGCTACAGCGGCCTCTGAAGACCTATGAGCACTCAGCACGCGCCGTCGTGAGTGATTACAGGTCTGAACTCTGACTAATATTAGCGGAATGTGTGCTACAATATCTCTCCGATTATGTGCATTTATATTGATTCATGAGTGGGATATATGTTGACTATTGTCTATTATTGCGTTTACTACGTTTTGGGAGAGCGTTTtgattgatattattttacgatCCATAGATCGTACTTGTGTTATTCCTATCCTTAAAGTGACATAGATCCCATCAGTAATAGATCTGATGCAATACCCTTCGTAAGCGAAGCTGCATGTCATTTCTATTTTACTCAATGCAAAGCTTAATAGTTATGATTGTAAGCGTGATAGCCTTATAACGTTTATCGTTTAGGCTCTTTGTGAGCCATTCCGTGTTATAAAGCCACAGCATAACTGAATGttccttaaaaataatattcaatcaAAGCCCTGTGTTCGACAGTCGATAGTGTAAAGCTGAATAAGAATTGATAACTAAGGCTTATATGTTCTTAGAGATGCtaaattgtttttcaattgaaCCTGTGTAGTTCTTCCCAAACAACTGCATCCCCATCACGGcaaatatgaatataatgaTGCAAAGTACAAAGGTCAAGTTCCCTAAAGCTCCCACAGTCCTACCCATTATGGATATTATAAGGTTTAGCGCCGGCCAAGACTTAGCCAGTTTAAATACACGTagctgaaaatattttaggaaATGTAAGAACATAAACATGACGTATAACGAAGAAAGTAGGTAGCGGTGAAAGCACCAGCTGTTATTACAAATACCTGAAATTGTCTGTAAATTACTTCCTGTTAAAATGGTTATCGCCattattttcaaatcaaaCCGTATGTTAGATACATAattagtataaattaatattgattagCACTTACCAATCGGAATGAACGTAATACTGACAAACCCTGAACTCCTTCCAGTCCTAATTCCAATAATGATAAGGCCACAATGATAAAGTCAAAAATGTTCCATCCTTCTTGAAAGTAAAATTTGGGACTCATTGCTATTAATTTTAGCATCGCTTCAATACCGAATGTAGCAGTGAAAAACTGGAAACGATATAATccaatttttacatattttcaataagacgcaatattaattttctcttCAGCATGgacaatttagtttaaaaactcTGGGGGTCTAAAACTACAACTGGATACTTACATAATTACCACTTTTCAACGCTCTTTCCATATCTTTGTCCATGTCGTGATGATCCAGTGCCATAAACAGAGTATTGACCACGATACACAACGTGATGAACAGTTCTACAAACGGATCGAACACCAAAAGCGCGACGTATTTCTGAAACTCCAGCCATAGCCAGCAGCAATCCCACACACAGAAGAAGTCTATCCCTTTCATGAGCCACTCCAGGAGTCTCTCCTTGAAGGTGGGCCCTTCATCGTCATCTTCAGCTGTTGAGAAGTAGTATACTGACACTGTTGTGTCACGTTTACCGGAGTGTGTGTGGTGTGAGGAgagacaaaaaataaacatggtTAGTATTCGCTCATTATTTTGAGTAGCCAAAAACCGAATACACATAGCCAATACTACTTAgcaatattcatattttttgaattttattggCTGTCATTTATCTCTCGTGGTTCAACTGTTCAAGATTATGGTATGGCTTGAACTACGTGCTAGGATTGtgcttaaaataaagaaaattttcacacgAGATCACATCTCATTTTCTGCAAAGCGAGtcactatattttatactactgTACTGCAATGATCTATTAATGATTCATTTCCCTTTAATAGTAAATCAAgtcaaaaaatatgaatatcgAGATTTTGATTTTACATGGATAGCAGAAGCGCATCAAATCGCGTCTACACCGTACAAAatagattttactaaattatcGCTTTTAGAACACTAAGTGACATTtgttaatgattttaaataaatggtgATAATTGCTATGTTCAtgcaattcaattaaatacgtgggatttaatatatattttgtgcaACACGTGCATGGCTACGGTTAGCataaatgttaaaacaatgggaaaaaaattatataaaagggTAAGCGTAAGACTTGAGACGGAAtgcaaaacaaaagaaagtgGTATTTGTGTAGTTTGACAGGACAGTGAAGGTGCTTCATTAGGCTtctaaacaatataaatgaCACCCaatgtttatgtatttttgccaATTATGCATTTTTGCATAATGAGCAAATACCGCAGTGTATACTGTTGAATGTTCAGTGTGAAAAGTGTTAGTAGTTTGTGTATTAAAAGCGAACAGTTTGTATAAaatgtacaaataaaaacaagacaACGGACAAGACAGCTGATACAATAGACAAGACAAACGTTAAGTTAACACAGACATAAAATGCTTTACTTTTACCATGTACGCATTGGACTCTATTTTATAGAGCTAgatcatacaaatatatttaatggcCGATAGTTAATTGATATTGATGGCCCTTTATAGTCCCAATGCATACATGgctttgttaattaattagtatttatatatatatatatacacacattttatttattagaaacgtaCCATTTTGCTCGCTCGCTCTACTTTGCCTTCCAGCTTgttcaattatttcatttagtaCCATAACATctgaaatacatatacatgATCGATAAACTGTCGTAAAAAATCAAccatattgtttttgatattggttataataatatatgcaaacgggcaggagactcacctaatgttaagtgatacatggacactcacattgccagaaggctcgcaagtgcgttgccgaccttttaagaattggtatgctcttttcttgaaggaccctacgTCGAATTCATTCGGAAATAATTCAATGGGCAGCTAACATTCTCAACATCTTCGTATCttcgtttaaatttttatataaataattacaaattaccATTTTACCAAACAGAAACTTAAAAGGACCAGTCCCCCATGCCgttaatagtaaaatataaatagtaatattcaTACCTCTCATATCAACGACATTTGGCTGCTGCGATGTCGCAATGAACGGATTATCATTCGACTGTTTTAGAACTTTGCCAGCCTCGTCTGTACATTCTGTTGTACTAACTTCctgaaattgttaaaaatctccttatatttcaataaaagctAGCAATATTCGCTAATAACAATGGAAAGTGCTTTCAGCAGCAATATATCATCATTATGACAGTGTACGATAATGAAACAACTTGTGAGATATGTAAGTGTGTCACGCTTGCAAATAATTAGTCGACGCTTATAACAAAAGAATGATAAGCTCATACATATTCTTTTAATGGTCGAGATACCAGCGACGACTCTTGTCTGGGCAGCGCGTAGGCGTGAGGTTGGGAAGTAATGCTGTGGTTCCTGGACGCTGATCGACCTCTGAGTTTGGCCTCCTTGGTTTGAGCTTTTCCCCCTAAGAGATCGCCGTGCGACGTGTATGACAGCCTAGACTGGTGTGATGTATAGGAGGAATGTCTGGATCCTAAAACATGTAATAAACGCCTCAGTGACAGTTGCAACTGTCAGAATTCCATCATATAAGAAAGGTAAATTGTACACTTCAAAGAAAATGACACCAAATGTGATCTAGATAATGATAACATACCCAAGTTCGCATAATAGACTGGTATTATAATAGCGCCGTTCTCCTCTGACATAGGCGTAACTGCATTTGAGTCATCAGCATAAGGCAAATGTTCCTGTGCGTCCAAGTATGTTGATAAAACAAGTGGTTTCCGATCGGCTCCCGGTGGATACCTATTCCTCCCGTTTGGCCTTAACGCCATTTGATGAGAGCCTCGGGAACCACGTCGTAAATTGAACGGTGATCCAGGTAGTGACAAGGAAGCCTGAAGTCACACacatagtaatatttattttataacaaattccTTAAACCTACTAAGTACTTTTTgaaactattaaaatttttctttaacctttcttcCTTCTAGAAACTTTCATTTGGATTCGAGTTATACTAATATTTGATCATTTAACGAAATCAACTTCCTCAATTCAGATCGAGTGAAAATGTCATGGAAACTGATCACTACTTGATTTGTACTCGCAGAGGCTTTGTCTGatcgtaattaaattaattatcaagAAATATATCCTACAAATCTTTCATGTGCTAATAAACAAGTAGAAGGCGAAAAAAATACATGAATGGAAACTCGAAAGTTTgggataaaataattacaaaagtgCTGGAGGTGTCTCAATGCATCAAAACATATGCATACATGATTTAATGCTAGCGAACTGACACGATTTGGTGCAATAAGACATTAAGACAACAAGACTAATAGCGGaatataaggacaagaaaAGGTATATAGTTTAGAACATCAAAAGGAAGGAAGGGGATCACAAACACCAATGAAGAAGAGGACAAACCTGTGAGCCCTCCCGCAGTGGCCCATACGACAACTGTCCATATTTATTAATGCGTTCAGGATGGGGGACCTTTAATGCATAGAAAAtacactttttaatttatttccgaCTTACTACTATTTTAAGACATAGATCACTATGACTAGGATAGATAATAAGGAACGATATTGGAATAAAGGGATTGTAGCAGCGTCCAAGCagtaaagtaataaatgttaacgATCTACGGCGGTGCTAGAACGATATAGAGTAAACATAAACGATGGATGCAGATTAATTCATATGATAACGATACtgaataaaaagaaaagcGTTAGCATTGACCAAAAGCATCAGTTAGTCTcgtaactttgtttataaacacATGAAGTATTGACGGCCATAAGACGTACATGCACTCTCGCATCTTCTAATCCATCTGAGCTATCATCTATGGTCTATAGTCATGAAGACTTGTTAATTTCTTTCTGTGAAAGCCTCTGCCCGTCTGTCATCGAATTGAggaattaatgtttaaatatttgaagtagatattttaatgacaaaataGTTATGTTGACCGAACCTACCTCTGCTCGGTGTTAGTCTCAGCTCGGCCGCTTCGATCGCTCACAAAATGAAAGAAACAATCTAACATGACAATAGATTATTTCTccaatagtatttaattttaataaaaatatgaccTTTATTAGTCTTAATAATGGTACTGATTAAGTTGGTGATTGATATAAATCAAGTATTGTATTacgaaatactttttaaaatattattggagATTAATATAACCTATGATGCAAACGCTCTAATGAAGTGTCAGATTAGATGAATTATGACCATGCCTacaatgtaatttttcaacaaattaaaacaaatatataataatctaatgcatgttcttaaattaaaatgtatacaagTAATAAATGTTCAGTTTCATGCCTTAATTGTGATCTGTTTGAGGAAATAAGAAGAGTTAGTCGCTGCAAGCGTAATGATtgcaaaaagtaatttaaaataaatgaaaagacCATCTAATAGCATGCCTCGAaaccaaatttaaacaaaccaCAGTGTTCATAGAGTTAAAATAACCGTGTAGTAATTTTCGTAAgagaacaaattaaatatttaatagacaAACATTCAGatatgaaaacaaatttattgcaaaaaaattaaaagtgttttttggAAGTGTTCCTTTcgaaattatatgaaaaatcaTATCTGCATACTTTAAGAAAATATCGACATTGAAAAGGACAGACACAAAATCAAAGCTCAGCGTTagacacatttaaacataatcTTTTCAACTTGATATAACTTgtgcaaatataatttataatgttttttacttaatatactaattattGTAAGTGCAAAAAAGCCGAGTGATTATTATCAAGTTGAAAAGAAATAACTCAGCCGacaatgatttaattaaatataaaaattgaaaaagtcTCAGCGGCAAGATTAATccatcattaattaaaaacctttATCGAGTAGTACTACAAATAAAGCTCATCTCTTAATGATTCTTACGTATCTTAATGATGTTCTTAGTTCAATATCAACacttaaaagtatattttttatcctgataccttttcatttataatattaatctaaagatattataataaaatatttaactttagcTAGATTTTATTGAACCAGCACTACGTATTTTTGGAAATTGTAAAAATTGCCACAGTTAGCAAATTAgtttcgtaaaataaaaatcactgtCAGCAGAGATATCACGCGTGGGTCTTATACTCACCATGCTGACCTTCCTCTGCCGGCGTGCTGTGTCGTGGTGGGTGTCGTTGGCAGGCTTGTGCGTGGGCTGAGTGCTCACCGAATCCTGGAAGGGGTCGCTACGAAGGGACATGCGTTCCCTCGTATTGTCATCCTGATTGCCCCTCTCCTGGTTCACGAACAACTCGTAGCTCTGGCAGGAGAAGTCACTGGGAGACTTGGCAGGATGTGCTTCGGCGTATGCGGCTGCTTCCGCAGCGGCGGCTTGCTCGCGAGCGTGTTGTTCTCTCGCTTCTTGTTTATCCGCTCGAGCCGCTGCCTTTTGTTCCGCTTCCTAATGCAAAAATCAAATACCGTTTAAATTTGTACAAAGTtgaagtttaaaatatattaaacaatgaaaatatatagccatatatataacaaaacgaaatacacattaattaaacatatgtCACTTAGATTAAATCTTGTTTGCTTACCCTTAGTGCTTCTTCTTCAGCCTGCTCTTCCTCCTCTGCTTTCTTCTGCAACTCGTCGTATGACATGGCGACGATAGCCAAGATCAAGTTCACGAGATAGAAAGAGCCGAGGAAAATGATCACAACGAAGAACAGCACGTGCCATGAACCAGCAGACCTTAGAACCTGAATAATTGTGAACAAACGTAAATAATTTCACATTACTGTGGTTGTGAGTGATCTATTGATATATGTATTCGGTGGAGTCTTACTATTAATGGCAAAATCTTGTACCCACGAAACGATACATTTACAATTACagtattttctattatattcctattatattaataataacaatattttaattgaatttttgacAACTAGAAACaactttgaataaattaacgaTTTTTTTGCGATTTATTagcaaacatattattatattaacgtCATTTAGCAGCagttaaatatctttaaatttcGACAAAATAACGACATTTTTGACCTTTAGATTTAGGGACGGAATGttacaattgtttttaatcaactaTGATTCAATTAGTTTCGTAACCTTCACCCtcaaaatttagaaaatattccAGGCAATAATGTTATAAACTTACCAGCTGATATAAGTTTTCCCAGTAATCTTGCGTCATCAATCTGAAAGCTGATAGAAACGCCCAACCGAACGTGTCGAAACTCGTGTAGCCGTAGTTTGGGTTTGGTCCGTACCCTTGTAAACATATGTAGCCTGGTTCACATGTTCTGCAAACAAAAGTAAATCGTTTTATATtctcaaataaattaactgGAATTCTCCGAAACACAAAGACCACCTTATGAGGCATGGCTTACTTTGGCCTATGAGGGAACAAACTACATACAACATTTGAGATTAGAGTTACTAAGtgaagttattttatattacgggaaataaaaaaaaacaagcaaAAGATCGATTGCAACGTTACCGTCTACTGATCATTTAGCTCACAAAAGTAGTCTTGGATGTATGTCTGTTTagagttattaataaatcgcTTGAATGCAAAGGGCATTTATCGATATAGATTTATAAGTCGTGATTTTATAAGGGAATTACTACAACGTTGAGGCGCAATCTTCCATTCCTGAAGCTGAGGTGCTCATGTGTTTGTGGGCAAAAATTGATAGTGAGGTTGTAATATTTGACATCTCATTATCAAGTTAAGCCCACAGACAGATGATTTACGAGTGAATAAGCACAGAAAAATATACACGTCCCATTAtaatcttataataatatagatcaTGTTTCTATTACAATCTTCTTTTAGGTATCTGTGTGctcttttttggcaaaggcctcctccaaatcccgccattcctcTTTGCACTGTGCTACTCTCTGCCATCTTTCACCtgcttttctttaatttgttccatccaccttctaagttgtcttcctcttttccgTTTGCTGTACCATGGGCACCGGTTTAGTACTTTTTTGCTCAAGTTTCTGTGCCTCTTGCCATGTGCCCATTACCACTTTCGTTTATTTCTTCTTATTGTAACATCTGTTACCTTGTTTTTCTTAAagctgtattatttattttgtgtattcTTTTCTTCCCTATCAGACATCGTTCCATCGATGTTTGGTACACCTGTATCTTTATATGCTGAACACGTCTCATTATAAACTAAGGggttttttaatcttttaatcAACATAAAACACAAAACATCTCAAAATAGTAGAAATTGCTTTAGTCTAGACTTATAAATACACCTTATAGACACTGAACATGCAACATACCCTGCTCCTGATGAGTTCCCGCATAATGGATAGTCGTCATTTTCACTATACCAGTtcgctaaaataaaatatgtgagtaaatatatatcacaAAGGAAATACATGTCAGTTATAAACAGATATCTTACTTTCGTTTTGACAAAATCTCTCCCAATTCTCATCAGTCAAGTTGCCCCAACTGCCGTCTTCGGGGAATACCTTTACACATTTCTGCGTTAACACTCCCATGTAGATTTGTAGGCCCATTAACGCAAATACAGATAGGGAGAACATTGTCAAAATAATCACGTCGCGAAGATTTTTCACAGACTCTATGACAGCACCAACGATAGTCTTCAACCCTGAGGAGTAATCGGACTTGTTATATGAACATTTTAAAGGTGCACACGCTTCAAACCTCTAGTACTTACGTAGCTCCTGGGACTTAGATATTTCATTTCAAACTGCTAGAACTACTGAATCTATTTCAATTACACTAAACATATATTACTAAAGTAATAGTAGCACAAGGAATTACCCGGTACGATGGCCACAGTCTTCAGCGCTCGGAGAACTCTGAACGTTCTAAGAGCGGCCAAGTTGCCGAGATCTATGCCCATCGTCACATAACTGCAACACACACCCCACACGACGGCTAGGTTAATATAACTAACTACTTTGTCTAAACATTTACTAGTTACAATT contains:
- the LOC125050382 gene encoding sodium channel protein para isoform X24, with protein sequence MSEDLDSISEEEQSLFRPFTRESLAVIEARIAEEHAKQKELEKKRAEGETDLGRTKKKKEVRYDDEDEDEGPQPDATLEQGLPLPVRMQGSFPAELSSTPLEDIDPFYQNQTTFVVISKGRDIFRFSATDALWMLDPFNPIRRVAIYILVHPLFSLFIITTILVNCILMIMPTTPTVESTEVIFTGIYTFESAVKVMARGFILQPFTYLRDAWNWLDFVVIALAYVTMGIDLGNLAALRTFRVLRALKTVAIVPGLKTIVGAVIESVKNLRDVIILTMFSLSVFALMGLQIYMGVLTQKCVKVFPEDGSWGNLTDENWERFCQNETNWYSENDDYPLCGNSSGAGTCEPGYICLQGYGPNPNYGYTSFDTFGWAFLSAFRLMTQDYWENLYQLVLRSAGSWHVLFFVVIIFLGSFYLVNLILAIVAMSYDELQKKAEEEEQAEEEALREAEQKAAARADKQEAREQHAREQAAAAEAAAYAEAHPAKSPSDFSCQSYELFVNQERGNQDDNTRERMSLRSDPFQDSASLSLPGSPFNLRRGSRGSHQMALRPNGRNRYPPGADRKPLVLSTYLDAQEHLPYADDSNAVTPMSEENGAIIIPVYYANLGSRHSSYTSHQSRLSYTSHGDLLGGKAQTKEAKLRGRSASRNHSITSQPHAYALPRQESSLVSRPLKEYEVSTTECTDEAGKVLKQSNDNPFIATSQQPNVVDMRDVMVLNEIIEQAGRQSRASEQNVSVYYFSTAEDDDEGPTFKERLLEWLMKGIDFFCVWDCCWLWLEFQKYVALLVFDPFVELFITLCIVVNTLFMALDHHDMDKDMERALKSGNYFFTATFGIEAMLKLIAMSPKFYFQEGWNIFDFIIVALSLLELGLEGVQGLSVLRSFRLLRVFKLAKSWPTLNLLISIMGRTMGALGNLTFVLCIIIFIFAVMGMQLFGKNYVDYVDRFPGGELPRWNFTDFMHSFMIVFRVLCGEWIESMWDCMLVGDVSCIPFFLATVVIGNLVVLNLFLALLLSNFGSSSLSTPTADQDTNKIAEAFNRISRFIDWVKKNAADVLKIVKSKLTNQIAIHAPGLKAALCARCVSSERVDNELELGADIEDGVLFKDKKLKDQVEVAIGDGMEFTIPGDNKYKKGNILMNNINAITDNHTDNRINSDINHHGYPIQDDDTISQKSYGSHKIRSFKDESHKGSADTIDGEEKKDASKEELGLEEEMIEDEEDGKLDGLAKIDIKVAADEDVVDLTPADCCPEPCYARFPFLAGDDESPFWQGWATLRLKTFRLIENTYFETAVITMILLSSLALALEDVHLPHRPILQDILYYMDRIFTVIFFIEMLIKWLALGFQKYFTNAWCWLDFIIVMVSLINFVAALCGAGGIQAFKTMRTLRALRPLRAMSRMQGMRVVVNALVQAIPSIFNVLLVCLIFWLIFAIMGVQLFAGKYFKCVDMNHTTLSHEIIPDRNACILENYTWENSPMNFDHVGKAYLCLFQVATFKGWIQIMNDAIDSREVGRQPIRETNIYMYLYFVFFIIFGSFFTLNLFIGVIIDNFNEQKKKAGGSLEMFMTEDQKKYYNAMKKMGSKKPLKAIPRPRWRPQAIVFEIVTDKKFDMIIMLFIGFNMLTMTLDHYQQTETFSQILDYLNMIFIVIFSSECLLKIFALRYHYFVEPWNLFDFVVVMFSILSLVLSDIIEKYFVSPTLLRVVRVAKVGRVLRLVKGAKGIRTLLFALAMSLPALFNICLLLFLVMFIFAIFGMSFFMHVKNKGGLDDVYNFKTFVQSMILLFQMSTSAGWDGVLDGIINEEECDLPDNERGYPGNCGSATIGITYLLSYLVISFLIVINMYIAVILENYSQATEDVQEGLTDDDYDMYYEIWQRFDPEGTQYIRYEQLSDFLDVLEPPLQIHKPNKYKIISMDIPICRGDMMFCVDILDALTKDFFARKGNPIEEPGDIVGRPGEVGYEPVSSTLWRQREEYCARLIQHAWRRHRRAHSPAGEGVGGDGSGGEGSAGGAETAVLLDSSGGSAHRVVLQGGGDAPRPPEPAPPPAPV